The following is a genomic window from Colletotrichum lupini chromosome 5, complete sequence.
CCTCGCAAAGCTTCAAGGGGGGGCTTGTCCGTGCTGCAAGCGGACGCCCTCCCTCCTATCCTTTCTTTCGCCAACCTCTCACGCCTATGGTGCAAAGGCGAGGGCGCTCTTCGCAGCGTATCAGCAGCCGTCCATCTTCTCATCATTATCATCCCCTCACACTTCGCTTTCATTCGTCTGCGCTTTTGCTGCTTGGGCAGAGATTGACAAGGTTTCTTAGGGCCGATAATGATATGTATCAGCACATGAACAATAGCGTCTACAACTTCCTGTATGCTTCTGTCGATCAAGCTAATGTCCGCGCGGCGTCCAGCTAAGAAACTGCAGATACGACTCCGTGGTCAACGCCTACCTGATCGAGCACTGTGGCCTATCTCCCTTACGTTCTGATCAGTACGGCCTTGTCGTACACTCACACAGCGACTACTTTGCTTCGATTGCGTACCCCGCAGTCGCTCAATTAGCGCTGCGAGTGAACAAGTTGGGGAAGTCAAGCGTCACCTACGAAATTGCCTTGTTTGAAAAGGGAGTGGACGAGGTGAGAGCAGTCGGGGAGTTTACCCACGTCTTCGTCGAGAGATCTACCGGTCGTCCAACCGCATCCGGAATGGAGGACGAAATGCGGAGGGGTCTACAGCGACTTCTGATGGTGGATGGTAGGGGAAACAAGCTCTAAATTGAACTCTATCACCCACCCACTTGTACCATGGAGCTTATCTCCTAACAAATTCCTCTACCAGTTTACAGCTGCAAGCTCAGCTTTTGGATTGCGCCATCCTGCTCACCACTCGTGAAGATCTTCTCGAGGAACTCCAAGTCCGCCAGCGCCTCCTCAGCTGATTGCAGGGGGTTGGGTGTCCCAGCAGCCAAACCTTCAGCCCAGGCCCTGACCTCCTCCTTTACACCACTCGTCTGTTCAAAATGAGTTGTTGTTGCCTCGCCGTCAAAGGGCCTGACGGTGAGATCGTGACTCGACAAGGTCACACTGCCGTTCTCGCCCGCCACGTGGAAGTCGAAGGCACTCAGGGTTGAGCCAACACTGACGGCGAAGGAACCAGTGGCGCCCTGCTTGGTCTTGACGACGGCATTAATGGTGTCAATGGGCGGCAGGTGCTCCCGGGTCAAGTCCGAGAAGGCGGCAACCGAGGCCGGCGCCGCGTCCTTGCCGAGCAGAAGGCGAAGGGCGGCGGCGAAGTGGACGCCGCCGTCGAGGAGGAATCCACCCTGGTAGTCGGGCTTCTTGCGCCACGCAGTCTCAATGTATTTGCCGCCCAGTTTCACGAAGAAGAAGACCCTCACGTTGAAGCCGATAACTTTGCCCAGCTTCCGCACCTCGTCTCTTGCCGTAGTGTACCGGGGCTGGAAGCGGTAGTTCTCGGCCACG
Proteins encoded in this region:
- a CDS encoding thioesterase superfamily protein, coding for MASNKQLKQRRRGDYGYILDYRTRWADNDMYQHMNNSVYNFLYDSVVNAYLIEHCGLSPLRSDQYGLVVHSHSDYFASIAYPAVAQLALRVNKLGKSSVTYEIALFEKGVDEVRAVGEFTHVFVERSTGRPTASGMEDEMRRGLQRLLMVDGRGNKL
- a CDS encoding oxidoreductase; this encodes MAPIGVAIVGGGIFAKEEHLPAVEANDNLTLKAIFSRSLKSAQDTAKLVTKSASPDLYSDDAGEGKSFKDLLARDDIQALILALPILNQPDYIKQALAAGKHVLAEKPIAADIARAQELIKYYEKVSAEKGVTFAVAENYRFQPRYTTARDEVRKLGKVIGFNVRVFFFVKLGGKYIETAWRKKPDYQGGFLLDGGVHFAAALRLLLGKDAAPASVAAFSDLTREHLPPIDTINAVVKTKQGATGSFAVSVGSTLSAFDFHVAGENGSVTLSSHDLTVRPFDGEATTTHFEQTSGVKEEVRAWAEGLAAGTPNPLQSAEEALADLEFLEKIFTSGEQDGAIQKLSLQL